One Parasphingorhabdus cellanae genomic region harbors:
- a CDS encoding M28 family metallopeptidase: MQKKWLSLALIPALALASCVKVDDANNAENLAALPEVAAPELSLDTMRDITKELSLDSYEGRAPGTVGEEKTLALLTKEFAEAGIEPGNGDSWFQDVPLVEIAAKNVSDLSIKGGTGDMSFQYGPEMVITSYQEQAKIDVTDSEMVFVGYGINAPEREWNDYEGVDVKGKTVVILVNDPDFGTESLEGEFGGRAMTYYGRWTYKYEEAARQGAAAALIIHDTAPAAYGWNVVESSWSGPQFYAQSANGGSNQTKANGWVQKDVAAKIFASAGQDLDAMMTAAKDKAFKAVPLGVTASMSFENDISKMNSKNVIGMIKGKTRPDEYVLYTAHWDHLGRCKPAPDGDDICNGAVDNATGTAALVALAEAHMKAGAPDRSIIFLAVTAEESGLLGSKYYAENPVYPLNKTVGGVNMDAFGMAGAAKNVVVVGKGKSQLDRYLEGALQADGRVAEAEPTPEKGFYYRSDHFSFAKLGVPMIYFEGGEDLVDGGRAAGEAISQDYTENRYHGPKDEFNPDWNWDGVMSDLKVYYTVARMLAMTEDWPNWNDGDEFRDIRDKSRAES, encoded by the coding sequence ATGCAAAAGAAATGGCTCTCACTTGCGCTGATACCGGCGTTGGCACTTGCTAGTTGCGTAAAAGTAGATGACGCAAATAATGCAGAAAATCTTGCGGCGTTACCAGAAGTTGCTGCGCCGGAATTGTCGCTGGATACGATGCGGGACATTACGAAAGAGCTGTCTCTCGACTCTTATGAGGGCCGTGCTCCTGGAACCGTTGGCGAGGAAAAAACCCTCGCGTTGCTCACCAAAGAATTTGCCGAAGCAGGCATAGAACCGGGCAATGGCGACAGTTGGTTTCAGGATGTGCCGCTTGTCGAGATTGCTGCCAAAAATGTGTCTGACTTATCCATCAAGGGTGGGACAGGAGACATGAGTTTTCAATATGGTCCCGAAATGGTGATCACATCCTATCAGGAACAGGCGAAGATCGATGTCACAGACAGCGAAATGGTCTTTGTAGGCTACGGTATCAACGCGCCCGAGCGGGAATGGAACGATTATGAAGGCGTTGATGTCAAAGGCAAAACTGTCGTCATTCTTGTAAATGATCCAGATTTCGGAACAGAAAGCCTCGAAGGCGAATTTGGTGGCCGGGCGATGACCTATTATGGCCGCTGGACTTACAAATATGAAGAAGCAGCGCGTCAGGGTGCGGCCGCCGCACTGATTATTCATGACACTGCTCCTGCTGCTTATGGCTGGAATGTTGTCGAATCTAGTTGGAGCGGGCCGCAATTTTATGCGCAGTCAGCAAATGGCGGTTCTAATCAAACAAAAGCCAATGGCTGGGTTCAGAAGGATGTGGCAGCGAAGATTTTCGCTAGCGCCGGTCAGGATCTGGACGCGATGATGACAGCTGCTAAAGATAAAGCCTTTAAGGCGGTTCCATTAGGCGTGACCGCGTCAATGTCCTTTGAAAATGACATTAGTAAGATGAACAGCAAAAATGTCATCGGCATGATCAAGGGCAAAACCCGGCCTGATGAATATGTACTCTATACCGCGCATTGGGATCATCTCGGCCGTTGTAAGCCGGCACCCGATGGTGATGATATTTGCAACGGTGCCGTCGATAATGCGACCGGAACCGCGGCCTTGGTTGCTCTCGCCGAAGCGCATATGAAGGCCGGCGCGCCAGATCGCAGCATTATTTTCCTAGCCGTAACAGCAGAAGAATCCGGTCTGCTTGGTTCCAAATATTATGCAGAAAATCCAGTTTATCCACTCAACAAAACGGTGGGCGGCGTAAATATGGATGCATTTGGCATGGCTGGCGCAGCAAAGAATGTTGTGGTGGTTGGTAAAGGCAAATCCCAGCTGGATCGCTATCTGGAAGGGGCGCTGCAAGCTGATGGCCGCGTTGCCGAAGCCGAACCGACACCGGAAAAAGGCTTTTACTATCGCTCCGATCACTTCAGCTTCGCTAAACTTGGCGTGCCGATGATCTATTTCGAAGGCGGTGAAGACCTTGTTGATGGTGGCCGTGCAGCCGGAGAGGCGATCAGTCAGGACTATACTGAGAACCGTTACCACGGGCCAAAGGACGAATTTAATCCGGACTGGAACTGGGACGGCGTCATGAGCGATCTGAAAGTCTATTATACGGTCGCACGGATGCTGGCGATGACGGAAGATTGGCCGAACTGGAATGATGGCGATGAATTTCGTGATATTCGCGACAAAAGCCGCGCTGAAAGCTAA
- a CDS encoding class I SAM-dependent methyltransferase — protein sequence MKKTLIIMGGLTALAVTAATPVAAKHHAKDGAHSESNLRMIITNERRAEDSVRDKYRHPAETISFFGIEPNHTVVEYVPGGGWYSRILAPYVADKGKFIGLTFAPDPLPFGDEAKERIRNFPTKFPNDVAEWTGMPATKFAAYTTDKVPEEVNGTADFVVIPRMMHNLMRWNLADSEIKVMRNMLKDGGMVGIIQHRAKDGTPFSYADGNKGYLRTDTVVKFMEAHGFELVNQAEINANPKDTADYPKGVWTLPPRYAEGDVEKAKYTAIGESDRMTLLFKKRRDHLLSHG from the coding sequence ATGAAGAAGACGTTGATTATCATGGGAGGTTTGACCGCATTGGCGGTTACAGCCGCTACGCCCGTTGCCGCGAAACATCATGCAAAGGACGGAGCGCATAGCGAAAGCAATTTGCGCATGATCATTACCAATGAGCGCCGCGCGGAAGATAGTGTGCGTGATAAATATCGCCATCCAGCCGAAACAATTAGCTTTTTTGGCATAGAACCCAATCATACAGTGGTGGAATATGTGCCCGGCGGTGGCTGGTATTCCCGGATTTTGGCGCCTTATGTTGCGGATAAGGGCAAGTTTATCGGCCTGACTTTCGCGCCCGATCCTTTGCCTTTTGGGGATGAAGCCAAAGAGCGTATTCGGAATTTCCCGACGAAATTTCCCAATGACGTGGCCGAATGGACCGGCATGCCAGCAACGAAATTTGCAGCATACACTACCGATAAAGTTCCGGAGGAAGTGAATGGAACCGCAGATTTCGTGGTCATTCCGCGCATGATGCACAATTTGATGCGCTGGAACTTGGCGGACAGTGAAATCAAAGTGATGCGCAATATGCTGAAAGATGGCGGCATGGTGGGGATCATCCAACACCGCGCAAAAGACGGTACGCCATTCAGCTATGCCGATGGCAACAAAGGCTATTTGCGTACAGATACGGTTGTCAAATTTATGGAGGCGCATGGCTTTGAATTGGTCAACCAGGCAGAGATAAATGCCAATCCGAAAGATACAGCGGACTATCCTAAAGGTGTTTGGACGTTGCCACCGCGCTATGCTGAAGGTGATGTGGAGAAAGCAAAATATACTGCAATCGGCGAATCTGATCGGATGACCTTGCTGTTCAAAAAACGCCGTGATCACTTGCTAAGCCATGGGTGA
- a CDS encoding chorismate mutase yields MPYSKDSIAKIREMSELRDTIDRLDSDLIALLKLRFQCMNAAARIKSEKSAVRDEKRKAEVLENVKQLASAAGIPVPTMAAIWEMLIETSISYELEKWDQIRGS; encoded by the coding sequence ATGCCTTACTCCAAAGATTCTATCGCCAAAATTCGAGAAATGTCCGAACTTCGTGACACGATCGATCGACTCGATTCCGATCTCATCGCATTGCTCAAACTCCGGTTTCAATGCATGAATGCAGCTGCAAGGATAAAATCTGAAAAGTCCGCAGTACGCGATGAAAAGCGGAAAGCCGAAGTTCTCGAGAATGTGAAACAGCTTGCTAGCGCCGCCGGTATTCCGGTTCCGACCATGGCTGCGATTTGGGAAATGCTGATAGAAACATCGATCAGCTATGAGTTGGAAAAATGGGATCAAATAAGAGGCAGCTAG
- a CDS encoding RNA methyltransferase has translation MSTGKPIIVLVKPQLGENIGKAARAMLNFGLTEMRIVDPRDGWPNPSAGPTAAGADSVLEEAQVFATTAEAVADCSHVYATTVRKRGMTKEVLTPAEAADDMGSASGKCAILFGPERSGLEVVDVELSRKIITVPINPKFGSLNLAQAVILVAYELSKMDTIGTVQPTVDKKKKEPAPQIELDRFYEHLERALEGTGYFFPPDRAPATKVTLRNMITKPAWTNEEVQTWRGVISSLEKPFVKK, from the coding sequence ATGAGCACTGGAAAACCGATAATTGTTTTGGTCAAACCACAACTTGGCGAGAATATCGGCAAGGCGGCGCGGGCAATGTTAAATTTCGGTTTGACCGAGATGCGGATCGTTGATCCTCGTGACGGTTGGCCCAATCCTTCCGCTGGTCCGACGGCGGCAGGTGCCGATAGCGTGTTGGAAGAAGCGCAGGTCTTTGCAACCACAGCAGAGGCGGTCGCGGATTGTTCGCATGTTTATGCGACAACCGTACGCAAGCGCGGGATGACCAAAGAGGTGTTGACACCCGCCGAAGCCGCCGATGATATGGGGTCAGCTAGTGGAAAATGCGCGATATTATTTGGTCCTGAACGATCCGGTCTTGAAGTGGTCGATGTTGAGCTGTCACGCAAGATCATTACGGTACCAATCAATCCGAAATTCGGGTCCCTGAATCTTGCCCAGGCCGTTATATTAGTGGCTTACGAACTGTCCAAGATGGATACTATCGGGACCGTACAGCCGACGGTCGACAAGAAAAAGAAGGAACCGGCCCCGCAAATCGAACTCGATCGCTTTTACGAGCATTTGGAGCGCGCGTTAGAGGGGACCGGCTATTTCTTTCCACCGGACCGTGCACCAGCAACCAAGGTAACGCTGCGCAATATGATTACAAAGCCCGCATGGACGAATGAAGAAGTTCAGACATGGCGAGGGGTGATCAGCTCTCTGGAGAAGCCGTTTGTCAAAAAATGA
- a CDS encoding DUF3147 family protein: protein MGEFAVRAIVSGVIVAIVAIIARRYPAMGALVASLPLISILAMIWLWRDTGDTQLLAGHVEATFFYVIPSLPMFLLIPMMLRQGIDFWVSLFAGILLTILLYLATIPIAARFGIKL from the coding sequence ATGGGTGAATTCGCGGTCCGGGCCATCGTATCGGGAGTGATCGTCGCTATCGTAGCGATCATCGCTCGGCGCTATCCAGCCATGGGCGCGCTTGTGGCCTCGCTACCGCTTATTTCGATTTTAGCGATGATCTGGCTGTGGCGGGATACTGGCGATACGCAATTGCTGGCGGGGCATGTCGAAGCAACATTCTTTTATGTCATTCCCAGCTTGCCGATGTTCCTTCTGATCCCGATGATGTTGCGGCAGGGAATAGATTTTTGGGTGTCGCTGTTCGCCGGCATATTGTTGACAATACTGCTATATCTCGCGACAATTCCGATTGCGGCGCGTTTCGGTATCAAGCTATGA
- the rpsD gene encoding 30S ribosomal protein S4, translated as MTKRTSSKYKLDRRMGENIWGRPKSPVNRRDYGPGQHGQRRKGKLSDYGIQLRAKQKLKGYYGDVTEKQFKRAYKEASSMKGDTSQNLIGLLEQRLDMVVYRAKFTPTIFAARQLVSHGHIRVNGVKCNVASRKVQPGDIVSLSDKAKEMLLVIEAQSLPERDIPEYVTPDGTDKVTYVRVPTLDEVPYPVTMEPNLVVEFYSR; from the coding sequence ATGACGAAGCGTACCAGCTCGAAATATAAACTTGACCGCCGTATGGGCGAAAATATTTGGGGCCGCCCCAAATCACCTGTCAATCGCCGCGACTATGGTCCCGGCCAGCACGGTCAACGCCGCAAAGGCAAGCTTTCCGACTACGGCATTCAACTGCGCGCCAAGCAGAAGCTGAAAGGCTATTATGGCGACGTGACCGAAAAGCAATTTAAGCGCGCTTATAAAGAAGCATCGAGCATGAAAGGCGATACCAGCCAGAACCTGATCGGTTTGCTGGAGCAGCGTCTGGATATGGTCGTTTACCGCGCCAAATTCACACCGACGATTTTTGCGGCCCGTCAGCTCGTCAGCCACGGTCATATTCGTGTGAACGGCGTAAAATGTAACGTTGCTTCGCGCAAAGTGCAGCCTGGCGATATCGTATCGCTGAGCGACAAGGCCAAAGAAATGCTGCTGGTTATCGAAGCACAGAGCCTTCCAGAGCGCGACATTCCAGAATATGTCACGCCAGATGGCACCGATAAAGTCACCTATGTTCGCGTACCGACGCTGGACGAAGTGCCTTATCCGGTGACAATGGAACCCAACCTAGTCGTCGAGTTTTACTCACGCTAA
- the nrdR gene encoding transcriptional regulator NrdR, whose amino-acid sequence MRCPFCAFDDSQVKDSRPTEDGTTIRRRRQCEGCGARFTTFERIQLREITVVKSEDRRETFDRSKIDLSVSLACRKRGIAQEQMDQLVSGIQRQLETSGENEIPSKRIGEMVMDGLKGLDSVAYIRFASVYKDFTEAKDFEEFAGSVKDVAITDTSEK is encoded by the coding sequence ATGCGTTGCCCCTTTTGCGCCTTTGATGACAGCCAAGTAAAAGACAGTCGGCCAACCGAGGATGGGACCACCATCCGGCGGCGACGGCAATGTGAAGGTTGTGGTGCCCGGTTCACAACTTTTGAGCGGATTCAGCTTCGCGAAATTACAGTAGTGAAAAGCGAGGATCGGCGGGAGACATTTGATCGATCCAAAATTGATCTGTCAGTTTCGCTGGCTTGCCGGAAAAGAGGCATCGCTCAGGAGCAAATGGATCAACTCGTGTCGGGTATCCAACGTCAGTTGGAAACCAGCGGGGAGAATGAAATTCCCTCGAAACGTATTGGCGAGATGGTTATGGACGGCCTGAAGGGGCTCGATAGCGTAGCCTATATTCGGTTCGCATCAGTCTATAAAGACTTTACCGAGGCGAAGGATTTCGAAGAATTCGCCGGTAGCGTAAAGGATGTTGCGATTACCGACACCAGTGAGAAATGA
- a CDS encoding agmatine deiminase family protein has protein sequence MTMRWPAEWEPHEAVWIGFPGNPKEWPEKLADAQQEVAAFANAICDHGNGERTIIVCRDHGDGDRASELVDNHVEIFIEPFGDIWLRDTGPIITVNDHRKARDFRFNGWGRKFDMAGDQDIGQRLAALIDIPTISHDWVLEGGAIDGDGAGYLVTTEQCVLNPNRNKDMSKDQVSKNLKDALNIENICWMGDGLIADHTDGHIDNLARFVAEGKVAIPKADSEDDPNSAIFEDAAHRAAAAGLEVVRIPSVGKYEVEGSIAPASYMNFYVGNIVVVVPQFGVPADDAAVVAIAELFSDRKAVGLSSRALLRGGGSFHCISQQIPQL, from the coding sequence TTGACGATGAGGTGGCCAGCCGAATGGGAGCCGCATGAAGCGGTCTGGATTGGTTTTCCTGGTAACCCAAAGGAATGGCCTGAGAAATTGGCGGACGCGCAGCAGGAAGTTGCGGCTTTTGCTAACGCCATCTGCGATCATGGCAATGGCGAGCGGACCATAATTGTTTGCAGGGATCACGGAGACGGCGACCGGGCATCTGAGCTTGTCGATAATCACGTCGAAATTTTCATAGAGCCCTTTGGGGATATCTGGCTGCGCGATACAGGGCCAATCATAACGGTTAATGATCATCGGAAGGCACGTGATTTCCGCTTCAATGGTTGGGGGCGCAAATTTGACATGGCGGGCGATCAGGACATCGGTCAACGCCTTGCTGCGCTGATCGATATACCTACCATCTCGCACGATTGGGTTTTGGAAGGCGGCGCTATTGATGGGGATGGTGCTGGCTATCTCGTCACAACTGAACAATGCGTGCTCAATCCCAATCGCAACAAAGATATGTCGAAGGATCAGGTAAGCAAAAATCTAAAGGATGCCCTGAATATCGAGAATATATGTTGGATGGGTGATGGTTTGATCGCTGATCATACCGATGGTCATATCGACAATCTTGCGCGGTTTGTGGCGGAGGGTAAAGTCGCAATTCCGAAAGCTGATAGCGAGGATGATCCCAATAGCGCGATATTTGAAGATGCGGCGCACCGCGCAGCGGCTGCCGGTCTTGAAGTCGTTCGCATTCCATCTGTTGGAAAATATGAGGTAGAAGGAAGCATAGCACCAGCAAGCTATATGAATTTCTATGTCGGCAATATAGTGGTCGTTGTGCCGCAATTTGGAGTACCAGCAGATGATGCTGCAGTTGTCGCAATCGCCGAGTTATTTTCGGACCGAAAGGCAGTGGGCCTGTCCAGCAGGGCGTTGCTTCGTGGCGGTGGGAGCTTCCACTGTATCTCTCAGCAAATTCCGCAACTTTGA
- the glyA gene encoding serine hydroxymethyltransferase codes for MSNVADIQDIRPTGFFDFSVDESDPAIADAINAEMSRQQNQIELIASENIVSRAVLQAQGSVFTNKYAEGYPGRRYYQGCAPSDDVETLAIERAKKLFNCGFANVQPHSGAQANGAVMLALTKPGDTILGMSLDAGGHLTHGAKPAQSGKWFNAVQYGVNDDDHLINYEEVAALAKEHQPKLIIAGGSAYPRQIDFAKFREIADSVGAIFMVDMAHFAGLVAAGYHPSPLDHADVVTTTTHKTLRGPRGGMVLTNDEAIAKKINSAVFPGLQGGPLMHVIAAKAVAFGEALRPEFASYSAAVIENAKILAARLKERGANLVAGGTDTHLALIDLSPLGITGRDADEALERAGITCNKNSIPNDPQPPMKTSGIRVGSPAGTTRGFGPAEFQMIGDMIADVLDGLREKGEGGDPAVEANVRERVEALCGRFPIYPE; via the coding sequence ATGAGTAATGTCGCAGATATACAGGATATCCGCCCTACCGGATTTTTCGATTTCTCGGTTGATGAGAGTGATCCAGCGATTGCTGATGCCATCAATGCGGAGATGTCGCGTCAGCAAAACCAGATTGAGCTGATCGCGTCTGAAAATATTGTGTCCAGGGCAGTGCTGCAGGCGCAAGGTTCGGTTTTCACCAACAAATATGCCGAAGGCTATCCCGGTCGCCGTTATTACCAAGGGTGCGCGCCTTCCGATGACGTTGAAACTCTGGCGATTGAACGCGCAAAAAAGTTATTTAATTGCGGATTTGCCAACGTCCAACCCCATTCAGGCGCTCAGGCCAATGGCGCGGTAATGCTGGCGCTGACCAAACCGGGCGACACGATCCTCGGTATGTCTCTCGACGCTGGTGGGCATTTGACCCACGGTGCGAAGCCGGCACAATCGGGCAAATGGTTTAACGCGGTTCAATATGGCGTGAACGATGACGATCATTTGATCAATTATGAAGAGGTCGCGGCGCTGGCCAAAGAACATCAGCCCAAACTAATCATCGCCGGTGGCTCTGCCTATCCACGCCAGATAGATTTTGCCAAGTTCCGTGAAATTGCTGATTCAGTCGGCGCGATTTTCATGGTCGATATGGCGCATTTCGCTGGCTTGGTCGCTGCTGGTTATCATCCGAGCCCGCTCGATCATGCTGATGTGGTGACGACTACGACGCACAAAACCTTGCGCGGTCCACGTGGCGGTATGGTGCTGACCAATGATGAGGCTATAGCGAAGAAGATTAACTCCGCTGTTTTTCCGGGCCTTCAAGGCGGTCCGTTGATGCACGTTATCGCAGCAAAAGCCGTGGCTTTTGGCGAAGCGCTGCGACCTGAATTTGCGAGCTATTCTGCTGCTGTTATCGAAAATGCAAAAATATTGGCCGCTCGCCTCAAAGAACGCGGAGCAAATCTCGTGGCTGGCGGAACAGATACCCATTTGGCGCTTATCGACCTTTCGCCGCTTGGTATTACCGGGCGCGACGCGGATGAAGCCCTCGAACGCGCGGGCATTACCTGCAACAAAAATAGTATCCCCAATGATCCGCAACCACCTATGAAAACGAGCGGCATTCGTGTCGGTTCACCAGCGGGCACGACACGGGGATTTGGCCCGGCCGAATTCCAGATGATCGGTGATATGATCGCGGACGTTCTGGATGGCCTGCGCGAAAAAGGGGAGGGCGGTGATCCCGCGGTTGAAGCCAATGTCCGTGAGCGGGTTGAAGCGCTTTGCGGCCGTTTCCCGATTTATCCAGAATAA
- a CDS encoding class I SAM-dependent methyltransferase, protein MTKKLIFAGFATALLATAAVPALAEQNEKDGAMHRDAALTAVINHERRKDDKVRDVYRNPAETLAFFQVKPTHTVAEYGPGGGWYTRILLPYISANGKYVAVNGNSDSIDFSSRAREGRSKSWPERFPDVASEWTGVSPDKIAAYESDEVPEELKGKIDRVLIFRSMHGMLNGARSDSELQSLREILADDGMIGIVQHRANADASYAMSKGTKGYLKQDSVVALFELNGFELVDSSEINANPKDTKDYEKGVWTLPPVLTNKDENRAKYQAIGESDRMTLLFKKRP, encoded by the coding sequence ATGACGAAGAAGCTTATATTCGCTGGTTTCGCGACTGCACTATTAGCAACGGCGGCGGTTCCTGCACTGGCGGAACAAAATGAAAAAGATGGCGCTATGCACAGGGATGCTGCGCTAACAGCTGTGATCAATCATGAGCGGCGCAAGGATGACAAGGTGCGCGATGTCTATCGCAATCCCGCAGAGACTCTGGCATTTTTTCAGGTAAAGCCTACGCATACTGTCGCAGAATATGGCCCTGGCGGCGGATGGTACACGCGGATTTTGTTGCCCTATATTAGTGCTAACGGAAAATATGTAGCGGTTAATGGCAACAGCGATAGCATAGATTTTTCCAGTCGCGCGCGTGAAGGGCGCTCAAAAAGCTGGCCCGAACGCTTCCCGGATGTCGCATCGGAGTGGACAGGTGTTTCTCCCGACAAAATTGCTGCTTATGAAAGCGATGAAGTGCCGGAGGAGCTCAAAGGAAAAATTGACCGGGTTTTGATATTTCGTTCGATGCACGGGATGCTCAACGGTGCGCGTTCTGATTCTGAATTACAGTCGCTCCGCGAAATTCTGGCTGATGACGGCATGATTGGTATCGTCCAGCATCGTGCCAATGCAGATGCGTCTTATGCGATGTCAAAGGGAACCAAAGGCTATTTGAAACAAGATTCGGTTGTGGCGCTTTTTGAGTTAAATGGTTTTGAATTGGTTGATTCATCGGAAATAAATGCCAATCCCAAGGATACCAAAGATTATGAGAAGGGTGTTTGGACCTTGCCGCCCGTTCTGACGAACAAGGATGAGAACAGGGCGAAATATCAAGCCATAGGCGAATCTGACCGGATGACTTTGCTGTTCAAAAAACGACCTTAG
- a CDS encoding FMN-binding glutamate synthase family protein has protein sequence MADGILSVLSTLTYILVFLLGLGIAVVAILFIVDVTQKQDAVRRNYPVIGRFRHLFSSLGEFFRQYFFAMDREEMPFNRAEREWVNRAAKGTGNTIAFGSTKNLDPAGTPIFVNCPFPTLEKDAADTATCTLGPFCENPFEAKSLFNISAMSFGALSVPAVRALSHGAKMAGCWMNTGEGGLSAYHLEGGCDIVFQIGTAKYGVRNDDGSLNDDKLRAIADHEQVRMFEIKMSQGAKPGKGGILPAEKVTDIIAQVRGIEKGQASISPNRHPEINSVGDMLDFIAHVRAVTGKPTGIKAVVGSYGWLIELCEEIHRRGIESAPDFFTLDGGDGGTGAAPMPLMDNVGLQLDESLPMLSDILHQYGLRERVRIIASGKRITPVDVAWAICAGADFINSARGFMFSLGCIQSLKCNKNTCPTGITTHNPRLQRGLDPSDKKVKVANYCKNLVHEVEVIAHSCGVDEPRQLGRKHVRIVQDSGKSIPLDEIYPRPEVLKHFKIIEDISG, from the coding sequence ATGGCTGACGGAATTTTGAGCGTGTTGAGTACTCTCACTTATATCTTGGTTTTCCTGCTCGGCCTCGGCATTGCAGTTGTGGCGATTTTGTTCATCGTAGACGTGACGCAAAAGCAGGACGCAGTGCGTCGGAACTATCCTGTCATCGGTCGTTTCCGCCATTTGTTCAGCAGTCTCGGGGAATTTTTCAGGCAGTATTTTTTCGCCATGGATCGCGAAGAAATGCCGTTTAATCGTGCTGAACGGGAATGGGTTAACCGAGCAGCAAAAGGTACCGGCAACACAATTGCTTTTGGTTCTACGAAAAACCTTGATCCGGCTGGAACACCGATTTTCGTCAATTGTCCGTTTCCAACTCTGGAAAAAGATGCTGCCGATACCGCAACATGCACATTGGGGCCTTTTTGCGAAAATCCGTTTGAAGCCAAATCACTATTCAATATTTCCGCGATGAGTTTCGGCGCGCTGTCTGTCCCTGCCGTGCGAGCTTTGTCTCATGGAGCGAAAATGGCGGGATGCTGGATGAATACCGGGGAAGGCGGTCTGTCGGCTTATCATCTGGAAGGGGGCTGCGACATTGTCTTTCAAATTGGCACAGCCAAATATGGCGTGCGGAACGATGATGGTAGCCTGAATGATGACAAGCTGCGCGCCATTGCTGATCACGAGCAAGTCCGCATGTTTGAGATTAAAATGTCTCAAGGCGCAAAGCCGGGTAAGGGCGGTATCTTGCCTGCGGAAAAAGTGACGGACATAATTGCACAGGTGCGCGGCATAGAGAAAGGTCAGGCATCGATCTCACCCAATCGCCACCCTGAAATCAACAGTGTTGGTGACATGCTTGATTTTATCGCACATGTACGTGCAGTCACCGGAAAGCCTACCGGCATTAAAGCGGTGGTCGGCTCTTATGGCTGGCTGATCGAGCTTTGCGAAGAAATTCATCGCCGGGGTATCGAAAGCGCGCCTGATTTCTTCACGCTGGATGGCGGAGACGGCGGGACTGGCGCCGCACCAATGCCATTGATGGACAATGTCGGATTACAGCTCGATGAAAGCTTACCGATGTTGTCTGACATATTGCACCAATATGGTCTGCGTGAGCGGGTACGGATCATCGCTTCGGGCAAACGGATTACCCCCGTCGATGTCGCTTGGGCAATCTGTGCCGGGGCTGACTTTATCAACAGCGCCCGTGGTTTCATGTTTTCTCTCGGGTGTATTCAATCGCTGAAATGTAACAAGAATACCTGCCCGACAGGGATCACAACACATAATCCGAGGCTTCAACGGGGTCTGGATCCATCGGACAAGAAAGTGAAAGTCGCAAACTATTGCAAAAACCTGGTTCATGAAGTGGAAGTGATCGCTCATAGCTGCGGTGTTGATGAACCCCGCCAATTGGGCCGCAAGCATGTCCGCATCGTACAGGATAGCGGTAAGTCGATACCGCTAGATGAAATCTACCCCCGGCCAGAGGTTTTGAAGCATTTCAAGATAATAGAAGACATCTCTGGATAA